The region AATGATGTATACAAATTTAATTTTCATTTTAAATGAAATGCTAGAGGTTCGAATTGCTTTAGCAAACGCAACTGCCGGCGCCATGAGAACGAAGTGTGGCCTGGCCGAGGCGTTGTCTGGAATTGCTACAGGACAGACACAATGCAGCAACTAGAAATTGCTTTTTATTGTCCGGGTTTGGAAAGCGTCCTGAAATATGCAAGACGGCACATGATGTGCGTTGTGAAGCCGTCTTTAGTCGGGGAGTGCGGGTAGTACCTGCAACCCGGATAATTGTTCAGTACACTTTGTGACCGGGTGATGAACAATTATTTTGGCTCACTGCTTTGATGCTTCGTAAGCCTTCGTTCGCTCAATTTGTTCTTCAAGATTCCACTCAAAGTCGAACCTGTTTTTGAGGTGTTCTGCAATCGGGCCCAGGCCAATCGCGGCCCTTCTTTTGTCGATATTAACCGGGTCGTAGACGGGCCAGACATTAAAGCTCTTGGATTCCGGGTAGTACTTCATCTGCCCGCCATATAGCTGGAGTTCGCCCCGTTCTGAGGCAATACGATCTTCTGCCCGGGCGAGTAATCTGGGCGGTAATTTGCCGGCTTTGACAGCATCCTGCATCATCGGCAGGTACAGCACGCGGGTCTCTTGCTCCGCGTGCTGGATAACGTTGCAAATGGTAATTATGCCGCGCTCTCCAATTACCGCAGGGTCTGGCCAGCCATACGTGTCGAGCAGGGCGCGCACTTTTTTCTCGTTGATGGCATGGTTTCGCTTGTACTCGGCTTGCGCGGCTGCAGCTTCTTCCGACTCAACCCCAAACTGTTTCATCAAGGCGTCTCTACGGCGTATCGGTTCTTGCTCGGTCGTGTTGATGGTGTCAAGCATGGCAATAAGGTATGCCGGCTCGAGAGGAGGAGGGGGGGACGTTGTTTGTCCGTGTGCAATGGACAACGGGGCAAAGATGAGAAAGAGGAATAGCACGCGTTGCATATAA is a window of Bacteroidota bacterium DNA encoding:
- a CDS encoding DUF6624 domain-containing protein, whose protein sequence is MQRVLFLFLIFAPLSIAHGQTTSPPPPLEPAYLIAMLDTINTTEQEPIRRRDALMKQFGVESEEAAAAQAEYKRNHAINEKKVRALLDTYGWPDPAVIGERGIITICNVIQHAEQETRVLYLPMMQDAVKAGKLPPRLLARAEDRIASERGELQLYGGQMKYYPESKSFNVWPVYDPVNIDKRRAAIGLGPIAEHLKNRFDFEWNLEEQIERTKAYEASKQ